The nucleotide window ATTTAGTAATGAAAAGCTAAAGAACgattcctcttcttcttttcatggcgtcttctcattgaaggttggcgtgaacgtttttaaatgcgtctctgtccATCGCAACAGGAAACAATTCTCCGACACCGAAATTTGTCCATTGTCTTATGTTACGGAGCCAAGATTTATTTTTCCTGCCGATGCCTTTTTTCCCCTCTACTCTGCCCTGCATTATGTTCCGTAGCAGTAAgtatttgtcgttgcgtaagatgtgtCCTTTGTAAGAtgttttcttatcttaataattgtcaacagctttcttttgcgaccaatgggtcttagtacttcgtcgttggtgattctatcagtccagggtatcttcagctCATAGAGGAAAGTTTCAAGGGCCCAACCTTGGCCCAACTATGTAGAATTCTACGCCAAgcttggcccagtcttggtAAAACTCTGGAGTGATAACGATGGGCCAAGACTGGGCCAACCTTAACTGATAGGACCGGGCCAAAGTTAGATACCAAGACTTATTCATTACATaacttttcttctttatctttactGCTATTactttctaaaatattattactacTGCTGTAAAAATCTTGTGCTAAGCCTGGGTAATCATTGGTATGGCCGAAGCTGAGTTAAGTAGTCTGGCCCACGCAAGTGCCAATACAGGTACGCCGGAGCTAGGCTTCCCAGGACTGGCCCCTTTGTCAACTCTGGGGTTTCCCGTATGGGAGGATGCGTCTATATAGCCAAGTTTATCGCGTTGGACTTTATCGAAGACCTTCTGGAAATCAATGAAACAGacatatacatttttgttgtattctcTGCATTTCTGTTGTAATAGCGAATAATCCTTCTCTAGTTCCTAATCCTTCTCCAAATCCAAACTGCGTTTCATCTAGTTGTTCTTTACATTTTCGATATATTCTCTGGTGGATTATTTTCAAGAGTAGTGAACGCACAAACAATTATTTCCACTCACAACAGAATGACGTTTGAAAGGCGACACGCGGCGATTAcgtttcagtatttacttactttctacgtcacaaccgCAGTAACCGTTAAATATCCAAATTACCGACCACTGCAAGGACCCTATTTCGTCGGCTGACATTTTTTTCCAGTGAAGGTCACGGTACGGTACGTGACGGCACAGATATGTGTGAATCGACCTTTAGATGCCAATAATGAAAGTTGGTGTTTATTGACGAATCAAGGTCAAGATTTCGCCCAAATAGGCAGGAATAAtagtttaaatttatattttattagacATTATTGCCGACAAGTTCGACTTGTTCCCTTTCTATAATCATgtgttgtttaaaatttttataaaagtttattactTTAATTGTAActgatataattaataatacgaCAATTActgatagaattaaaaaataatttgttgttttttcttcggGTTTGTGAAAATATTCACTATTTACATTTTGTTGCTTGGTGTCGaagtttaatttcgaattttccatgTACCGATAAAAAGTAGTGTTTTTAAAACCTTCGTTAAAGAAACTGAACATGCCCGTATTTTCAAAATCGTTCCCGATGAAATccttatatttttctaaatatttcaccaaattaGTATCACTGaagtttctattgaaataattataaatacttcTATTAAATTCCAACgtgaaattttcacttttttccaagttttccaaaaatttataaaattgactATTGGGAAAATCGTCgttaaaaaatttcaccaaaGCAGTATCATTTAAATTACTCAAATTAAGACTTTCCAAAtacttataaaaattactttccttgaaatctttattgaaataattatacatGAAGCTACGCTCGAACTCGCGTCCCtcgtatttttctaatttcgaAGAAATCGCGTCTTCCAAAAACGTAATTACGCCTTTCAATTTAGAACCGTCATCTGTCACGTCAAATTCGTATTCATCGCAAGAAATACCGTGAATATTTGACCCTATGTTATTATTACTATTCACCACTTTTTCGTTTAAATCGTGAAATATCTCAATCAATAAATTACAAGCGAAATTATTACGATCTAAATTTATGCTTTTCAACTTAGGCATTTCAACCAACATTTGCTTGCTATCGATACTTTTCAAATTGTTATTACTCACATCTAAAGTTTTTAATGTCACAAGAGAGTGTAAATGCCGTTTCAACGAcgttaaattattataagaaatatcCAGGTGCTCCAAATATCTCATATTATCGAACATTCCGTAACTTAAAGTTCTCAATTTATTGTGAGATAAATTTAAACGTACCAACTGATTTAAATTAGCAAATACACTAGACGAAACGAAAGTTATATTATTTCCAGCgagatttaaataattcaacGACGTTAATTcggaaatattattaatatttgtctCGGTTAACAAGTTGTAACTGAGATCCAGTTTCGTAAGTTGTGAATTCGAACAGTCTGACAGTATAAATCGAATCTTGTTGAAACTAGCGTCTAGTTTATTCACACCAGGTACACATAAATTAATAACAGACAAATTATTATAAGACACATCTAATTTACTTATACTTAAAtcggttttatttaaaatcaagtCTGATATATTGTTATGgcttaaattaatttcattaaaattataattttggcCCAGAAATGTGTAATTGAAGTACCTTAAAGAATTATGAGATAGATTTAAAGAGCCCAAGTTCAATATACCGATTAAAAAGTGGGGATGAATTTGTTTGATATCGTTATTAGAAACGTCTAAACTTGACAAATCGattaaagaattgaaaatattttgtggtaAATCCGTTAATTCGTTATGATCCAATTGTAATGTTGTTAAAAATGTTAGTCCTGTAAAAGCTCCTGGTAATATAGTTTTGATGTGATTGCcggataaagttagatgcaaaacatcagaaatatctaaaaattccgCAGAATCGATAACTGTCAAATTGGAATTTTCGATTATTACAGTATTCTTCCACTCATTGTTCCATGGCAAAGGTTTATTGAATGGAAATTCGACACATTGACATGTATACGTTGCGTGAATGGCTATTACTCGTCTGGAATAATAGTAGTTCGGATTTGAATCATATTCTTCTCTTTGTTCTAACGAACAATCGGTTGATGTAACATCAATCCGCATACATATTATCGTCATGACGaaatataaataactgaaattaaaGTATTATAGcatgaaaaatttgtataaacggTTTTAACAATAAGTTTGTAAATGCTTATtcaaactatatattttatagGTATGATTCGTttttgaaagaatatatgaaaaaaaattggacgttttttatatttttttctgatgaatTTAGATTGTGAAATATGAGGATGATACGATTAACTATTACACATTTATTTACATGGGCCTAGATATTTTAACCTAACTATATAAGAGGTCGAAAAAGTAGGTGAATAATTTTGgtcttaaaaaattgaaatactacttaaaatttttttttttcggaaattaGATACAGAAACgcgaaatttgaaaataaaacaatttagtATCAAAATCTTCGCCATTTTCTCTAAATtgacagaaaattaaaaaaattgacattttcaatattttttttgccattttgttcatttttttttacaaatttgagACTCTTAAAAACACAAATCTCAacacttttttgtttgataaaaatgataataaaatttattcaaattagtttAAAATGTTAAGAAtgatgttaaatttttataggttatgtcGTTGGGTTTTTATGGAattaagttttttcaaaatctaaaagatgtGCATAGGATATAGAAGGTTATTTGAATCAgtttttccattaatacaatGATCCTTTTGAGTAATACATGTTGTTTGTAAAAACAGGCATTTTATCGAGTTATTTTCCGTTATTTAAACTTTCGCAGATTCATAATCCATAGAATGACCTTCGTAAAAAACATGTGCTGCCAtaaacaaacgaaatttgttatttgaatcggtttttccattaatacaatGATCCTTTTGAGTAATACATGTTGTTTGTGAAAACAGGCATTTTATCGAGTTATTTTCCGTTGTTGAAACTTTCGCAGATTCATAATCCATAGAATGACCTTCGTAAAAAACATGTGCTGCCAtaaacaaacgaaatttgttatttgaatcAGTTTTTCCATTAACACAATGATCCTTTTGAGTAATACATGTTGTTTGTGAAAACAGGCATTTATCGAGTTATTTTCCGTTGTTGAAACTTTCACAGATTCATAATCCATAGAATGACCTTCGTAAAAAACATGTGCTGCCAtaaacaaacgaaatttgttatttgaatcggtttttccattaatacaatGATCCTTTTGAGTAATACATGTTGTTTGTGAAAACAGGCATTTTATCGAGTTATTTTCCGTTGTTGAAACTTTCGCAGATTCATAATCCATAGAATGACCTTCGTAAAAAACATGTGCTGCCAtaaacaaacgaaatttgttatttgaatcAGTTTTTCCATTAACACAATGATCCTTTTGAGTAATACATGTTGTTTGTGAAAACAGGCATTTATCGAGTTATTTTCCGTTGTTGAAACTTTCGCAGATTCGTAATCCATAGAATGACCTTCATAAAAAACATGGGCTACCAtaaacaaacgaaatttgttatttgaatcggtttttccattaatacaatGATCCTTTTGAGTAATACATGTTGTTTGTGAAAACAGGCATTTTATCGAGTTATTTTCCGTTGTTTAAACTTTCGCAGATTCCTAATCCATGGAATGACCTTCATAAAAAACATGTGCTGCCAtaaacaaacgaaatttgttatttgaatcagtttttccattaatacaatgttctgccaaaaaaaaatttacaataatgtTCGAATTGTTCTCCATTGACCCAGACAATGACAGAATTGCATTCTTATCTAACATAGATGTTGCGCTTTGAACTTCTTGTATAACATGTACTTTTAGTACGGAAATAAAAAGATGTCTAATGGACTTATATCAGGTAATTTAGCGGACGATTTCACTGTTCCCCTTCTTCTTTCATGGAAAGATTCTGTTCAGAAATAGTGCACAATTACAACGAAATGTGTGCATTAACGACAACAGAACTGTCGTTAGTTTCCTCCATGTTCTTTAGGTGTTAATTCACCTAACAATGTCCAATGGTATTGCTTCATCCCATCGAATGATTTACAAGCGATTTTCTGTTCTTAAAAATGGTCATACGAACACGAATTAACTTCATCCTAGATCTGGTTGATATAATCCATCGTCTAGTACTTTGTTACCGTCGAATAAAAATAGATGACGTAGATAATGAAGTAAATCTTCACAACCTAACCTGATATCCAATATTTTGCAAGtaaaataacataagaaaagGCTATCTGCAAGGTAGGTATTGTGATTGTTTAATGCTGATCGAAAGCTCGctcgattttaaaaatttaaacgaaaaattagatattttcaaaCTTAATTTGTTGTTACAGTAGATTAAACTTGTGTATTTACACAGTTATgtgattattatgaaaaaaaataaatttttttaagtttcaactaaaatatttctttgataaaGTCCTActgtgaattaattttttaatagcaTTTACAGGTTGACAAACGTTAAGTTTTAAGACAACAATAATTAGAGTACTCACCTCAAACAGtgtctcatttttatttatgtagaaATAATCATCACACAAAGGCAGTACAGTGAGGATTGAAACACATTATCTTAATTTTTAGCTGACcattaataatttatgataaaatgatgatTCGTTTTCTGATGTTGATAGTTTGAACTCCCACATGCTTGGAGTATGAAACGAATCaactgaatattgaaatatatataccGGGTGGACAACTAAAACCGGCCATCGGTCATATTTCAGGAACGGATTGTGTTACAgagaaaaacaaattacaatAAAAGTGGAAAATTTACCCAATTAAGTGGCTCTTTATATAAGAACcgaattttttaacaaattttgcgaatttttcatttcacaagttttagtctatctttTTAATTAAGaggtgggggagagtgggaactttgttataaaaaaatgtttttaagtccggttctgttgagcagatttttataaacttgatgttgtttgaaagaatttttgtccagctttaaaaaatatataaactccAAGCAATTTAGTTAGCACAGTGAACgctagagggcgttgtttcatatattgtgatttttttcgataaatttaaatagaatcataGTAATTTGAGTAGATCTTTTGACAAAATGACAAAAACCTTTCAAACAACTTCAAGTTTATGAAAATCGGTCACGCATAATCGGACTTATAAtcattgtttaataataaagttCCCATTCGCCCCCATCTCTTATTTGAAGGGATAGACTAAAAcatgttaaattaaaaatgcGCAGAATTTGATTATTGTATATTAAGTGCCACTTAAttgggaaaatttttatttttcaattttatattttcaaataaatggtGGAAGTAAAATTGTTTCAATCACCCAACCCGGTATATTCCTGATATATGAGgttaactttttaaattttaatcttGGACGTTTccggttaaaatttttttatactgtaGTTTAATTCCGCTTCATCTCGAAAtgttttttaacataataaatatttaatcaactCAAGATATACACGAAAACATCCACAATATTGATGGacgtttaaaaattgtttgcCCACAAACTCCATATTGAATCACGCTGTCCTTTTGCAAAGTTGGTGCTGCATCGATAAGAGGAGATTTGAGTTCTGTTCTGAAGAATTCACAAATATATGGCGTCGTATTGGTTAGGTTATAAAAGTATACGATGAGGGAAAGTCCACAGTGAGTAAAGTGATTTTAAAAAACGTAGAAAGTTATGAACCTCGatttttgtgtaaataaatGTCTACATTTATTCACTAtgcatttctaaaaatgtttttaacgtAATGAAATccaatcaaattaaaaatacttcatATTAACTcgaaatatgaacaaaaacatctACAATCTTAATGACCAACTCGAAACTGCTTTCCCACAAACGCCATATTGAATTACGTGGTCTTACAAACTTAATTAGATGCCAGATTCTTCTTTCCCCTGTAACTTGGCCTCTGCCAATATGATTATACGGTTACAGATCATCCTGGAGTGTCATTAgtcttttaaaataattgttctgAAGAATTCACAAAAATGTGGCATCGTATTAGCTAGAAAAGAAGGATACGATGAGGGGATGTCCACAGTGTGTcaagattttagaaaaatgtcaaaatatcaaatttcaatttattttttaaatttttatgcaGAATATTTGGCACGTTCTTCTGTTACcttttccatatatatttttttaatttaattatgcACCAAATTCTCTTTTCGAAACTAATCTccccaaaattt belongs to Diorhabda carinulata isolate Delta chromosome X, icDioCari1.1, whole genome shotgun sequence and includes:
- the LOC130901180 gene encoding leucine-rich repeat-containing protein 15-like, with protein sequence MRHCLSYLYFVMTIICMRIDVTSTDCSLEQREEYDSNPNYYYSRRVIAIHATYTCQCVEFPFNKPLPWNNEWKNTVIIENSNLTVIDSAEFLDISDVLHLTLSGNHIKTILPGAFTGLTFLTTLQLDHNELTDLPQNIFNSLIDLSSLDVSNNDIKQIHPHFLIGILNLGSLNLSHNSLRYFNYTFLGQNYNFNEINLSHNNISDLILNKTDLSISKLDVSYNNLSVINLCVPGVNKLDASFNKIRFILSDCSNSQLTKLDLSYNLLTETNINNISELTSLNYLNLAGNNITFVSSSVFANLNQLVRLNLSHNKLRTLSYGMFDNMRYLEHLDISYNNLTSLKRHLHSLVTLKTLDVSNNNLKSIDSKQMLVEMPKLKSINLDRNNFACNLLIEIFHDLNEKVVNSNNNIGSNIHGISCDEYEFDVTDDGSKLKGVITFLEDAISSKLEKYEGREFERSFMYNYFNKDFKESNFYKYLESLNLSNLNDTALVKFFNDDFPNSQFYKFLENLEKSENFTLEFNRSIYNYFNRNFSDTNLVKYLEKYKDFIGNDFENTGMFSFFNEGFKNTTFYRYMENSKLNFDTKQQNVNSEYFHKPEEKTTNYFLILSVIVVLLIISVTIKVINFYKNFKQHMIIEREQVELVGNNV